A single genomic interval of Dysidea avara chromosome 8, odDysAvar1.4, whole genome shotgun sequence harbors:
- the LOC136264815 gene encoding NFX1-type zinc finger-containing protein 1-like translates to MPFTEILIESKCQEVQPPAYMCLTTPSVINHPQLVFNMKRTLGISKEYRLFHSFDVTRPECWPSVEHVQLDESQLEAMKMALTQKVSVIQGPPGTGKTYIGMKIVQALLINRHVWDPARNSPLLVVCYTNHALDQFLEGIIDMNNCDKNIVESCHRSYDDNETRDSDDNDAGYSSYTAKNISIVRVGSRCQNEKVEKFAIKNLRRNYHSAATQNIKEKVGRAGTELDRDFKIIQKKVDPTMHSIVEFISADHLAQLRSLVDKSDKMHYHSVIAHGIELWLSCKDLEKPVTTNDNDNYDNDSSESEYDDNNETIESESAVTAANEHSLLDDVSVVSIMGDIESNEDDKIQHQKLSGKDKSDIVNKSTEVELSNEKLDGMEAGSIEATGDEDTVHVVGEAELALDQRMIDNPAEVFHYEDTNSNNSMIMTKIENENVTSPTGELTSFPKGPFTYATVNQIDNIFQLTKHDRHKLCEYWKRKYIDKVYNELGANFEDYLVLCNQCKKATQEEDFYVLEKVDLIGMTTTGAAKYQHIIQRVKPKIVVVEEAAEVLESHIVSCLTAATQQLILIGDHKQLRPNPNEYYLARQYNLDISLFERLITVGIPHTTLEIQHRMRPEIAGLVCPYIYPKLLNHESVLIYEDVQGVTTNMHFFDHQYPEQENDDLRSHCNEEEANLVVGLCKYFLEQDFSPSQITVLTTYTGQLLKLKSLMPRKIFDGVRITAVDNFQGEENDIIILSLVRSNKKGNVGFLSIQNRICVALSRAKKGFYCFGNFALLRKSCDTWDAIVSYLEQRDKVGSLLLLRSCSEHSDMEFEIRTAADFKKVPKGGCSHHCDVRLDCGHVCKCYCHARDPSHDNYDCTEPCTKTCANGHQCPELCHISCPKCEVEVEKVMPVCGHTQNFPCYIEPEFRCEAPCTRICDNGHPCTNKCGDDCPPCNIIVEKVIPTCGHTQDVPCYQDASLFKCKTPCTKTCSSGHPCPDFCYKTCSPCNIMVEKVLLKCGHIQSVPCYLGEELIKCKAPCDKLCKNGHLCRNFCYETCLCQVSVEKVIPNCGHTQNVPCYLEPKLFRCKAPCIKKCPEGHLCPKHCSEFCGRCQTIVEKLHPKCGHLQSIFCHQDPRFCKCQHPCEEVCSTNPTDPHKCAKLCSQPCGNCMVPVLKTLPRCGHEHSFPCYLLPDYYSCPSPCKRKLRCGHICTNKCGKPCNTRCKLKFEKTFPGCGHTLELRCDIDINIVKCQVEVTKHFASCEHTTVLRCSESVDESSCQEMVQRLLPCGHKKVMKCSQSILDFKCKIHVKKVLKCGHIFEGKCYNASKCPKLTVKTLPACGHKIKLPCFKDVLPKCTVKCTTKLLCGHQCTGNCGDCYQGRMHKPCSFHVYSLPCGHPPNAKDSCISITYPNCHYKCEYFCAHRKACTHRCSQPCNPCEKPCSWSCQHYQCSKKCHEFCDRPRCDHPCKLRLKCKHPCIGICGEPCPQACRLCKKRQFQNLCVDAPDMRNETRYIQLSCKHMFEVRRLDQLLDKQFKDGTVIQPLYCPSCRRQIHGSCRYGDMIKTRKEMIERSHAIMKENVSTEQRDAVIEKIHSNFPPGKRQQLPHVFRMLTKTMVASTPLLLGSLNVIENEIDQYISLEKCLPLCEQFPDLLVCLQELIVFFEKTSPSVQKHYDVSCEKQRILLLWVILGLKSVISVHKDTIVLKRLEENLNSNWPKLTLAAAANHYDELLKVAKKTKHAIEIDAEHLQPIKAVFLSGVWIICPQNHVYCVPRIVFDDEKNLFLCPDCAK, encoded by the coding sequence ATGCCATTCACTGAAATCCTTATTGAGTCAAAGTGTCAGGAGGTTCAGCCACCAGCGTACATGTGTTTAACTACACCAAGTGTTATCAATCATCCTCAATTAGTGTTCAATATGAAGCGTACTTTAGGCATTTCTAAAGAATACAGGTTGTTTCACTCTTTTGATGTCACCAGACCGGAATGTTGGCCCAGTGTTGAGCATGTTCAGTTAGATGAGTCACAACTAGAGGCAATGAAGATGGCACTCACTCAAAAAGTGTCAGTTATTCAAGGTCCTCCAGGTACAGGAAAGACATACATAGGGATGAAGATAGTTCAGGCATTGTTAATCAACCGTCATGTGTGGGACCCAGCTAGAAACTCACCACTTCTTGTAGTGTGTTATACTAACCATGCCCTGGATCAGTTTTTGGAAGGTATCATTGACATGAATAATTGTGATAAAAACATAGTTGAAAGTTGTCACAGAAGCTATGATGATAATGAAACCAGGGATTCAGATGATAATGATGCTGGATACTCAAGCTATACTGCTAAGAATATTTCTATTGTGAGAGTAGGTAGCAGATGCCAGAATGAAAAGGTTGAAAAATTTGCCATTAAAAATTTGAGACGCAACTATCATAGTGCTGCTACACAGAACATAAAAGAAAAGGTAGGTAGAGCTGGTACTGAACTTGATCGTGATTTCAAAATTATTCAAAAGAAAGTTGACCCTACTATGCATTCAATTGTTGAGTTCATATCAGCTGATCATTTAGCTCAATTGCGTTCCCTTGTGGATAAATCTGACAAAATGCATTATCATAGTGTGATTGCACATGGAATAGAGTTATGGCTTTCTTGCAAGGATCTTGAAAAGCCAGTCACTACCAATGATAATGACAATTATGATAATGACAGTTCAGAGAGTGAatatgatgataacaatgaaACCATTGAATCAGAATCTGCTGTTACAGCAGCAAATGAGCATTCTTTACTTGATGATGTATCTGTTGTAAGTATTATGGGAGACATAGAATCTAATGAAGATGACAAAATACAACACCAGAAATTAAGTGGTAAAGACAAATCAGATATAGTTAATAAATCGACTGAAGTTGAATTATCAAATGAAAAGTTAGATGGCATGGAAGCAGGAAGCATAGAAGCCACTGGTGATGaagatactgtacatgtggtagGAGAAGCCGAATTAGCTTTGGATCAACGAATGATAGATAATCCAGCTGAAGTGTTCCACTATGAAGACACCAATTCTAATAACAGCATGATAATGACTAAAATTGAAAATGAAAATGTTACCTCACCTACTGGTGAATTAACATCCTTTCCTAAAGGTCCATTTACATATGCTACAGTAAATCAAATTGATAATATTTTCCAGCTAACTAAACATGACCGTCATAAGCTTTGTGAATACTGGAAAAGGAAATACATTGATAAAGTTTACAATGagcttggtgcaaattttgaaGATTATTTGGTACTGTGTAACCAGTGTAAAAAAGCCACTCAAGAGGAAGATTTTTATGTTCTAGAAAAAGTTGATTTGATTGGGATGACAACAACTGGAGCTGCAAAGTACCAACATATTATTCAGAGGGTAAAGCCCAAGATTGTAGTGGTAGAAGAGGCAGCAGAAGTGTTGGAGTCTCACATTGTTTCTTGTCTTACAGCTGCAACTCAACAGTTAATTCTCATCGGAGATCACAAGCAACTACGACCTAATCCAAATGAGTACTACCTTGCACGTCAGTATAATTTAGACATATCTCTTTTTGAACGCCTTATAACAGTTGGTATTCCCCATACTACACTTGAGATTCAACACAGGATGAGACCAGAGATTGCAGGGCTAGTTTGTCCATACATTTACCCCAAGTTACTAAATCATGAATCTGTTTTGATTTATGAGGATGTCCAAGGAGTTACTACCAATATGCACTTCTTTGATCACCAATATCCTGAGCAAGAAAATGATGACTTAAGAAGTCACTGCAATGAGGAAGAAGCTAATCTGGTTGTTGGTCTGTGTAAGTATTTCCTTGAACAAGATTTTTCTCCTAGCCAGATTACTGTATTGACTACATACACTGGTCAGTTACTGAAACTGAAGTCTTTAATGCCAAGGAAAATATTTGACGGGGTACGCATTACAGCTGTAGATAACTTTCAAGGAGAAGAAAATGATATCATTATATTATCATTGGTACGTAGCAACAAGAAAGGAAATGTTGGATTTTTGAGTATACAAAATCGCATATGTGTTGCCTTATCACGAGCTAAGAAAGGATTTTACTGTTTTGGTAATTTTGCTTTGTTAAGAAAAAGCTGTGATACTTGGGATGCTATTGTAAGTTATTTGGAACAGAGAGATAAGGTAGGGTCTCTATTATTATTAAGAAGTTGTTCTGAGCATAGTGATATGGAATTTGAAATTCGTACTGCTGCTGATTTTAAGAAAGTCCCCAAAGGTGGTTGCAGTCATCATTGTGATGTTCGTTTGGATTGTGGACATGTTTGTAAGTGTTATTGTCATGCTAGAGATCCATCTCATGATAACTATGATTGTACAGAACCATGCACAAAAACCTGTGCAAATGGTCACCAGTGTCCTGAGCTGTGCCATATATCTTGTCCAAAGTGTGAAGTAGAGGTAGAGAAAGTGATGCCTGTGTGTGGTCACACTCAAAATTTTCCATGTTACATAGAGCCTGAATTTAGATGTGAAGCACCATGTACTCGAATTTGTGACAATGGTCATCCTTGTACTAACAAGTGTGGTGATGATTGTCCAccatgcaatataatagtagAGAAGGTCATTCCCACATGTGGCCATACTCAGGATGTTCCATGTTACCAGGATGCAAGTTTATTTAAATGTAAAACTCCATGTACCAAAACTTGTAGTAGTGGTCACCCTTGTCCTGATTTTTGTTATAAAACTTGCTCACCATGCAATATAATGGTAGAGAAAGTACTACTCAAGTGTGGTCATATCCAAAGTGTTCCATGCTACCTGGGGGAAGAATTAATTAAATGTAAAGCACCATGTGACAAACTGTGTAAAAACGGACATCTTTGCCGTAATTTCTGCTATGAAACTTGTTTATGTCAAGTTAGTGTAGAGAAAGTGATACCCAATTGTGGCCACACTCAAAATGTTCCATGTTACCTGGAACCAAAATTATTTAGATGTAAAGCTCCATGTATCAAGAAATGCCCTGAAGGGCATTTGTGTCCAAAGCATTGTTCAGAATTTTGTGGTCGTTGCCAAACAATTGTAGAGAAACTGCATCCCAAATGTGGTCATTTACAGTCAATCTTTTGTCACCAAGATCCAAGGTTTTGTAAATGTCAACATCCATGTGAGGAAGTGTGTTCTACTAATCCTACTGATCCACATAAATGTGCAAAGCTATGTTCTCAACCATGTGGTAATTGTATGGTTCCTGTATTAAAAACCTTGCCTCGATGTGGTCATGAGCATTCATTTCCGTGTTATCTTTTGCCTGATTACTATTCATGCCCCAGTCCTTGTAAAAGAAAGCTGAGATGTGGCCATATCTGTACCAACAAATGTGGTAAGCCTTGCAATACACGTTGTAAGCTAAAATTTGAAAAAACTTTTCCTGGTTGTGGACATACCTTAGAATTACGTTGTGACATCGACATTAATATAGTTAAATGTCAGGTGGAGGTCACTAAACACTTTGCAAGCTGTGAACATACTACCGTTTTACGATGTAGTGAGTCTGTTGACGAATCATCTTGCCAGGAAATGGTGCAGCGTCTGTTACCTTGTGGTCACAAAAAGGTCATGAAATGCTCACAAAGTATTCTTGATTTTAAATGTAAAATTCATGTTAAAAAGGTTTTGAAGTGTGGGCACATTTTTGAAGGCAAATGTTACAATGCTAGTAAATGTCCCAAGTTAACTGTTAAAACATTACCAGCATGTGGCCACAAAATAAAATTGCCTTGTTTCAAAGATGTTCTTCCAAAATGTACTGTAAAATGTACCACCAAACTGTTGTGTGGTCACCAGTGCACAGGAAATTGTGGTGATTGTTATCAGGGTAGAATGCACAAACCGTGTTCATTCCATGTGTATTCACTTCCTTGTGGTCACCCACCTAATGCTAAAGATTCTTGTATTAGTATAACGTATCCAAATTGTCACTACAAATGTGAATATTTCTGTGCCCATCGCAAGGCATGTACACACAGGTGCAGTCAACCATGCAATCCTTGTGAAAAGCCTTGTTCATGGAGCTGTCAACATTATCAGTGCTCTAAGAAATGCCATGAATTTTGTGATCGTCCTAGATGTGATCATCCCTGTAAGCTTAGACTAAAGTGTAAGCACCCCTGTATTGGCATTTGTGGAGAACCATGCCCACAAGCATGCAGATTGTGCAAAAAACGACAATTTCAAAATTTGTGTGTTGATGCTCCTGATATGAGGAATGAAACCAGATATATACAATTGAGTTGCAAACACATGTTTGAAGTTAGAAGGTTAGATCAGCTTTTGGACAAGCAATTTAAAGACGGTACAGTGATACAACCACTTTATTGCCCATCTTGTAGGAGACAGATCCATGGCAGCTGCCGATATGGTGACATGATCAAAACAAGAAAAGAAATGATTGAAAGATCACATGCTATTATGAAAGAAAATGTTAGCACAGAACAACGAGATGCAGTCATTGAGAAGATACATTCTAACTTTCCACCAGGTAAAAGACAACAGTTACCACATGTGTTCAGAATGCTGACTAAAACAATGGTGGCCAGTACTCCCTTACTACTTGGAAGTTTGAACGTAATAGAAAATGAAATTGATCAATACATATCATTAGAGAAATGCCTCCCTTTGTGTGAACAGTTTCCAGATTTGTTAGTTTGTTTACAAGAACTGATCGTTTTCTTTGAGAAAACTTCTCCATCTGTTCAAAAACATTATGATGTTTCCTGTGAAAAGCAACGCATTCTTCTGTTGTGGGTGATACTAGGTCTTAAATCAGTAATTTCTGTGCATAAAGATACTATTGTTCTGAAGAGACTAGAAGAAAATCTGAATTCTAACTGGCCAAAACTTACTTTAGCTGCTGCAGCTAATCATTATGATGAGTTATTAAAAGTAGCTAAAAAGACAAAGCATGCAATTGAAATAGATGCAGAACACTTGCAGCCTATCAAAGCAGTTTTCTTAAGTGGTGTGTGGATCATTTGCCCTCAGAACCATGTCTACTGTGTACCAAGAATAGTATTTGATGATGAAAAGAACTTGTTTTTGTGTCCAGATTGTGCAAAGTAA
- the LOC136264816 gene encoding NFX1-type zinc finger-containing protein 1-like: MATGGYSEFHASVSGHHGGGRRGGRSSYFRSRGQGRGMSQYQSEMQSDEIDYDYQNTRLDQSKLSHDYNYYAHRGSRGKYRGQERGGRRTSDPNQQHHMKDYTEEYTDSRATKSFASQNKSTVGMFRSQGRGGKRSFDQHQSHHTKDNVQEDTDSRMAQTFAGGSKHVVRTFRGRGRHGRRPFNYKNYHMKYDVQEGTDRRLTGSFTNENKSIVEKFRGQARGRRRPFDPYQLHHMKGNVKENMYNGSSESFASGSKSALGKFGARTTFQLPKVNRLQSHKRTHGNQEFSTEKYGFKRTTIRQFLQLSTEEPNTIAIELFHDLKSFQKVILNSERVGENDGDMLKIINILVKLTMVCDTEERKVAVRILAETFNSRSFAFCIKLQQYVQKTDSERDLLAVVRLFDSVLKILPSSWELLPMECLLKLSVLGCMPEITNEEVYLSMIGRYQDAQQNAVVQNGDALLSSEQFYNEYRHLPILPNTCEVNENVFPQLNASIIEGCYDSWAHYYDTQYKLLKEDFVAPLRRGVCGFREGFRGRDISDVRVYHKVSFTGLSFSSEGILLSAKFDSSKFRVNWEHSKRLIYGSLLCFSNDNFETIIFASVISRDASKPELLELTVKMESDADILYLASNKDDLYIMIESQAHYET; this comes from the exons ATGGCTACTGGAGGCTACTCTGAGTTTCATGCTTCAGTGAGTGGCCACCATGGAGGAGGCCGCCGTGGTGGACGATCAAGTTATTTTAGAAGCCGGGGACAAGGTAGAGGGATGTCACAATACCAAAGTGAAATGCAATCCGATGAAATAGATTATGATTATCAGAACACAAGACTAGATCAATCAAAGTTATCTCatgactataattattatgcacatAGAGGAAGCAGAGGAAAGTATAGGGGTCAAGAAAGAGGCGGAAGAAGAACTTCTGATCCAAACCAacagcatcacatgaaagactACACTGAGG AATACACAGACAGTAGAGCAACTAAATCTTTTGCAAGTCAAAATAAGAGTACTGTTGGAATGTTTAGAAGTCAAGGTAGAGGTGGAAAAAGATCTTTTGATCAACACCAGTCACATCACACAAAAGACAATGTTCAGG AAGACACAGACAGTAGAATGGCTCAGACTTTTGCAGGTGGAAGTAAACATGTTGTTAGAACTTTTAGAGGTAGAGGGAGACATGGAAGAAGACCTTTCAATTACAAGAATTATCACATGAAGTATGATGTTCAGG AAGGCACAGACAGAAGATTGACCGGGTCTTTCACAAACGAAAATAAAAGTATTGTGGAAAAATTTAGAGGTCAAGCAAGAGGTAGAAGAAGACCTTTTGATCCATATCAGCTGCATCACATGAAAGGCAATGTTAAAG AAAACATGTACAACGGATCAAGTGAGTCTTTTGCAAGTGGAAGTAAGAGTGCTCTTGGAAAGTTTGGCGCTAGAACTACCTTTCAGCTCCCTAAAGTCAACAGGTTACAAAGCCATAAGAGAACCCATGGTAATCAAGAATTTTCCACAGAAAAATATGGGTTTAAACGCACAACAATTAGACAGTTTTTGCAGCTGTCTACTGAAGAACCTAATACCATTGCCATTGAATTATTTCATGATTTGAAAAGTTTTCAGAAGGTAATTTTAAACTCTGAAAGAGTTGGTGAGAACGATGGCGACATGCTTAAAATAATAAACATTCTTGTAAAGCTGACAATGGTATGTGATACTGAGGAAAGAAAAGTAGCTGTTCGTATATTGGCAGAAACATTTAATAGCCGTTCTTTTGCATTTTGCATCAAACTTCAACAGTATGTTCAGAAAACAGACAGTGAACGAGACTTGCTAGCTGTGGTTCGTTTGTTTGACAGCGTATTAAAAATATTACCAAGCTCTTGGGAATTGCTTCCCATGGAATGCTTATTAAAGCTATCAGTTTTGGGTTGCATGCCAGAAATTACTAATGAAGAGGTTTATTTATCAATGATTGGCAGATACCAAGATGCACAACAGAATGCAGTTGTACAAAATGGTGATGCATTGTTGTCTTCAGAACAATTTTACAACGAATACAGACATTTGCCTATATTACCCAACACTTGTGAAGTGAATGAAAATGTTTTTCCCCAGCTAAATGCCAGTATTATAGAAGGTTGTTATGATAGCTGGGCTCACTACTATGACACACAATATAAGCTCCTAAAAGAAGACTTTGTTGCTCCACTTAGAAGAGGTGTGTGTGGCTTTCGTGAAGGATTTAGGGGTCGGGATATTTCTGATGTTAGGGTTTATCATAAAGTAAGTTTTACTGGTTTAAGTTTTAGCTCAGAAGGAATCCTTTTGTCAGCTAAATTTGACAGTTCAAAGTTTCGAGTAAACTGGGAGCATAGCAAACGTTTAATTTATGGATCACTTTTATGCTTTTCTAATGACAATTTTGAAACCATCATATTTGCTTCTGTAATTAGTAGGGATGCCAGTAAACCAGAGCTTCTGGAACTCACTGTAAAAATGGAGAGCGATGCCGATATTCTTTACTTGGCATCCAATAAAGATGATTTGTATATCATGATTGAATCACAGGCTCACTATGAGACATAA